In Aythya fuligula isolate bAytFul2 chromosome 14, bAytFul2.pri, whole genome shotgun sequence, the following proteins share a genomic window:
- the CREBRF gene encoding CREB3 regulatory factor, with translation MPQPSVSGMDPPFGDAFRSHVFSEQTLMSTDLLASSSDPDFMYELDREMDYHQSSRDNLLSMEDCKDLENFESFTDILDKEVALTSKWEQWDTYCEDLTKYTKLTSCDIWGTKEVDYLGLDDFSSPYQDEEVISKTPTLAQLNSEDSQPVSDSLYYPDSLFSVKQNPLNPLLPGKKIASRAAAPVCSSKNVQAEAPLSDYVQKASKPATQPASSTQIMVKTNVYSNEKVNIHVECKDYVKKAKVKINPLPQSRPVVSQTHADAAKENTCYCGAVAKRQERKESPHSHSTPPVLPFKETQELLLSPPQETAGLIVGESSLSASTSVSDSSQKKEEHNYSLFVTDSLGEQSAKGDPDEDEEDEEDIEDEDHDEGFGSEHELSENDDEEEDYEDDKDDDISDTFSEPGYENDSVEDLKEMTAISSRKRGKRRYFWEYSEQLTPSQQERMLRPSEWNRDTLPSNMYQKNGLHHGKYAAKKSRRTDVEDLTPNPKKLLQIGNELRKLNKVISDLTPVSELPLTARPRSRKEKNKLASRACRLKKKAQYEANKVKLWGLNTEYDNLLFVINSIKQEIVNRVQVPKDDRGVNMEQRLNVLIKDTLGLPVAGQTSEFVNQVLEKTAEGDPTGGLVGLRIPMSKV, from the exons ATGCCTCAG CCCAGTGTGAGTGGAATGGACCCTCCTTTTGGGGACGCCTTTCGGAGCCATGTGTTTTCAGAGCAGACTCTGATGAGCACAGATCTCTTGGCAAGCAGTTCAGATCCAGACTTCATGTATGAACTG GACAGAGAAATGGACTACCATCAAAGCTCCAGAGACAACCTGCTTTCAATGGAGGACTGCAAAGACCTTGAGAACTTCGAGTCTTTTACGGACATCCTGGACAAAGAAGTTGCTCTCACCTCCAAGTGGGAGCAGTGGGACACGTACTGTGAAGACTTAACTAAGTACACTAAACTAACCAGCTGTGACATCTGGGGAACAAAAGAGGTGGATTATCTGGGCCTTGATGACTTTTCAAGCCCATACCAAGATGAAGAGGTGATAAGTAAAACACCGACTCTGGCTCAGCTTAACAGTGAGGACTCCCAACCTGTTTCAGATTCACTCTATTACCCTGATTCGCTCTTTAGtgtaaaacaaaaccctttAAATCCTCTGTTACCTGGCAAAAAAATTGCAAGTAGAGCAGCGGCCCCGGTCTGTTCCTCCAAGAACGTTCAGGCTGAGGCACCTCTATCGGACTATGTTCAGAAGGCAAGCAAACCTGCAACTCAGCCTGCTTCCAGTACACAAATCATGGTGAAGACCAATGTGTACAGTAATGAAAAGGTGAACATTCATGTTGAATGTAAAGACTAtgttaaaaaggcaaaagtaaAGATCAATCCTTTACCACAGAGCAGACCAGTGGTGAGCCAAACACATGCAGatgcagcaaaggaaaacacCTGTTATTGTGGTGCCGTAGCAAAGCgacaagaaaggaaagagtcCCCACACAGTCACAGTACACCTCctgttttgccttttaaagAGACTCAAGAACTGCTCCTCAGTCCACCCCAGGAAACCGCAGGACTTATTGTGGGGGAGAGCAGTCTTTCTGCCAGCACATCAGTGTCGGAttcttcacagaagaaagaagagcacAACTATTCTCTTTTTGTAACGGACAGTCTGGGTGAGCAGTCAGCCAAAGGAGACCCTGATGAagatgaggaggatgaggaagatATTGAAGATGAGGACCACGATGAAGGATTTGGCAGTGAGCATGAGCTCTCTGAAAATGATGATGAGGAAGAAGATTATGAGGATGATAAAGACGATGACATCAGCGATACTTTCTCAGAACCAG GGTATGAAAATGATTCTGTGGaggatttaaaagaaatgactgCAATATCCTCTCGAAAAAGAGGCAAGCGAAGATACTTCTGGGAGTACAGCGAGCAGCTAACACCGTCACAGCAAGAAAGGATGCTGAGGCCATCCGAGTGGAATCGAGATACGTTACCAAGTAACATGTATCAGAAGAATGGTCTCCATCATG gaaaatatgcaGCAAAGAAGTCACGGAGGACTGATGTGGAAGATCTGACTCCCAATCCCAAAAAACTTCTACAGATCGGTAATGAACTGAGGAAACTGAATAAGGTGATCAGTGACCTGACTCCAGTCAGTGAACTTCCCTTAACTGCCAGACCAAggtcaagaaaagaaaagaacaaactgGCTTCCAG GGCTTGTAGACTAAAGAAGAAAGCCCAGTATGAAGCCAATAAAGTAAAACTCTGGGGTCTCAACACAGAATATG ataatTTACTGTTTGTGATCAACTCCATTAAACAAGAAATTGTTAATCGAGTGCAGGTGCCTAAAGATGATAGAGGAGTCAACATGGAACAGAGATTGAACGTACTCATTAAAGATACACTTG GACTGCCTGTAGCTGGACAAACATCAGAATTTGTGAATCAAGTGTTAGAGAAGACTGCAGAAGGAGACCCAACGGGTGGCCTTGTAGGGTTACGAATACCAATGTCAAAAGTTTAA
- the BNIP1 gene encoding vesicle transport protein SEC20: MAAAACVPVRVCHQEIVRFDLEIKAAVQDIRDCPGPLSALTELNAAVKEKFRHLRGRIQELEQMAREQDKESEKQALLQEVENHKKQMLSNQAAWRKANLACKIAIDNAEKDQLLQGRDSLRQRKTTKESLAESASNITESLMGISRMMSQQVQQSEETVQTLANSSRTILEANEEFKSMSGTIQLGRKLITKYNRRELTDKLLIFLALALFLATVLYILKKRLFPFL; encoded by the exons atggcggcggccgccTGCGTGCCGGTGCGGGTCTGCCACCAGGAGATCGTCAGGTTCGACCTGGAGATCAAGGCGGCCGTGCAG GATATTCGGGACTGCCCGGGGCCGCTGAGCGCCCTGACGGAGCTCAACGCGGCCGTGAAGGAGAAATTCCGGCACCTCCGGGGCCGCATCCAG gagctggagcagatgGCGAGGGAGCAAGATAAAGAGTCCGAGAAACAGGccttgctgcaggaggtggAAAACCACAAGAAGCAAATGCTCAG CAATCAGGCAGCTTGGAGAAAGGCAAACCTGGCTTGCAAAATTGCTATTGACAATGCTGAGAAAGATCAactgctgcagggaagagaCTCCTTGAGACAAAG GAAAACTACGAAGGAAAGTCTGGCAGAGAGTGCAAGTAACATCACGGAGAGTCTGATGGGCATTAGCAGGATGATGTCACAGCAAGTCCAGCAGAGCGAGGAGACTGTGCAGACCCTAG CCAATTCTTCACGAACCATCCTGGAAGCAAATGAAGAATTTAAGTCCATGTCTGGGACAATTCAGTTGGGGCGAAAGCTAATAACAAAGTACAATCGCAGGGAACTGACAGACAAGCTGCTAATCTTTCTTGCCCTTGCCTTATTTCTGGCCACTGtgctttatattttgaaaaaaagactCTTCCCCTTCTTGTAA